Proteins from a genomic interval of Chanodichthys erythropterus isolate Z2021 chromosome 8, ASM2448905v1, whole genome shotgun sequence:
- the LOC137025211 gene encoding uncharacterized protein, giving the protein MKALVCILLLLETFVFVVQQQVDGGLNENEISQQISSEDGRQNPPQTDTLRAEASTDRQQYCDLGIPDIHAALRELTATVTEQKEKNRELTATVTEQKENIRELRDEMNKKNEEISNLTLSQVQELRKENRDREIAFSAALMESGSGFIGPFTTEITLTYKNVFTNIGNAYNPITGIKAASALTVCHLLVSVGTVNAGKMFAGGKVQVSELAQQVSK; this is encoded by the exons ATGAAGGCTTTAGTATGTATACTGCTGCTGTTGGAAACCTTTGTGTTTGTCGTCCAGCAGCAGGTAGATGGAGGACTCAATGAGAATGAGATCAGTCAACAGATCAGCTCTGAGGACGGAAGACAGAATCCACCTCAAACAGACACTTTGAGAGCTGAAGCTTCAACTGACAGACAACAATACTGTGATCTGGGCATCCCTGACATCCATGCAGCACtgagagaactgaccgccaccgttacagagcagaaagaaaagaacagagaactgaccgccaccgttacagagcagaaagaaaacatcagagaactgaggGATGAGATGAACAAGAAAAATGAAG aaatttCAAATCTTACTCTGAGTCAAGTGCAGGAGTTGAGAAAGGAAAATAGAG ACAGAGAAATAGCTTTTTCAGCTGCACTGATGGAATCTGGCAGTGGATTTATTGGTCCTTTTACCACTGAAATCACACTAACCTACAAGAACGTCTTCACAAACATAGGGAACGCCTACAACCCAATTACAG GAATCAAGGCAGCCAGTGCCTTGACCGTGTGTCACCTGTTAGTTAGTGTTGGTACAGTTAATGCGGGCAAGATGTTTGCTGGTGGCAAGGTTCAGGTCTCTGAGCTTGCTCAGCAGGTGTCGAAGTAG